From the Rhizobium leguminosarum bv. trifolii WSM1325 genome, one window contains:
- a CDS encoding Alcohol dehydrogenase GroES domain protein (PFAM: Alcohol dehydrogenase GroES domain protein; Alcohol dehydrogenase zinc-binding domain protein~KEGG: rec:RHECIAT_PC0000303 putative alcohol dehydrogenase protein), with protein MKALTWHGKHDIRCESVPDPQVEEGRDAIIKVTACAICGSDLHLFNGVMPDMHNGDIMGHETMGEVVEVGKDNKKLKVGDRVVVPFTISCGECFFCQRGFYSGCERSNPDPAKVKKMWGNSPAGLFGYTHLLGGYSGGQAEYLRVPYADVGPIKVPDGLTDEQVLFLSDIFPTGYMAADFCDIQPGDTIAIWGCGPVGQMAIKSAFILGAERVIAIDTVPERLALAEASGATTLDFMDEDIYDKLMELTNGRGADACIDAVGTEADPSASWDSRLDRIKVATFMGTDRPHVLRQAIHCCRNFGTVSIVGVYGGFLDKIPMGSAINRGLTFRMAQTPVQHYLPLLMERIQNGEIDPSFIITHRATLDEGPELYKTFRDKKDGCIKVVLKP; from the coding sequence ATGAAAGCACTTACTTGGCATGGCAAACACGACATTCGATGCGAGAGCGTTCCAGATCCTCAAGTCGAGGAAGGGCGCGATGCCATCATCAAGGTGACGGCCTGCGCGATCTGCGGGTCTGATCTTCACCTCTTCAACGGAGTGATGCCGGACATGCATAACGGCGACATCATGGGCCACGAGACGATGGGCGAGGTCGTCGAAGTCGGCAAGGACAACAAAAAGCTCAAGGTCGGCGACCGTGTCGTGGTGCCGTTCACCATCTCCTGCGGCGAATGCTTCTTCTGCCAGCGCGGCTTTTATTCCGGATGCGAACGCAGCAACCCCGACCCGGCGAAGGTCAAGAAGATGTGGGGGAATTCACCCGCGGGCCTGTTCGGCTACACACATCTTCTTGGCGGCTACAGTGGAGGTCAGGCTGAGTACCTGCGCGTGCCTTACGCGGACGTCGGCCCGATCAAGGTGCCGGACGGACTGACGGATGAGCAGGTGCTGTTTCTCTCCGACATCTTTCCGACGGGGTACATGGCCGCGGACTTCTGCGATATCCAGCCCGGCGACACGATTGCGATCTGGGGCTGCGGCCCCGTCGGACAGATGGCGATCAAGTCGGCCTTCATCCTCGGCGCCGAGCGCGTCATCGCTATCGATACCGTGCCGGAGCGGCTTGCTCTTGCCGAAGCGTCGGGAGCCACCACCCTCGATTTCATGGACGAAGACATCTACGACAAGCTCATGGAGCTGACCAACGGGCGCGGCGCAGACGCGTGCATCGATGCGGTCGGCACCGAAGCCGATCCGTCGGCGAGCTGGGACTCGCGCCTTGACCGCATCAAGGTCGCCACGTTCATGGGAACCGATCGCCCCCACGTTCTTCGCCAGGCAATCCATTGCTGCCGCAACTTCGGTACGGTGTCGATCGTCGGCGTCTATGGTGGTTTCCTCGACAAGATCCCTATGGGTTCGGCGATCAATCGCGGCCTGACGTTCCGAATGGCGCAGACCCCGGTGCAGCACTACCTGCCGCTGCTCATGGAACGCATTCAAAACGGCGAAATCGATCCGTCGTTCATTATCACGCATCGTGCGACCCTCGACGAAGGTCCCGAGCTCTACAAGACATTCCGCGACAAGAAGGATGGCTGCATAAAGGTTGTTCTTAAGCCGTAA
- a CDS encoding conserved hypothetical protein (KEGG: ret:RHE_PB00040 hypothetical protein): MKKIIIASLAISLAGPVLAQSAAEKSGVNSLIGVAPKTEDFVQEAATSDMFEIESSRLALDRGDAATKTFAQQMVTDHEKTSSELKALISAGKVKAQLPSAMTSAQQDMLDKLKGLQGDDFMKQYHSDQESAHEDAVDLFKRYGEGGDNAELKAWAASTRPALEHHLQMAEDLNK, translated from the coding sequence ATGAAGAAGATCATTATCGCCTCTCTTGCCATTTCGCTTGCTGGACCTGTCCTGGCCCAATCCGCCGCGGAAAAGTCCGGCGTCAACTCGCTGATTGGCGTTGCGCCGAAGACAGAGGACTTCGTACAGGAGGCCGCCACCAGCGACATGTTCGAGATCGAATCCAGCAGGTTGGCACTCGATCGCGGTGATGCCGCGACCAAAACCTTCGCCCAGCAGATGGTGACGGACCACGAGAAGACGAGCAGCGAGCTCAAGGCGCTGATTTCCGCCGGCAAGGTCAAGGCGCAGTTGCCGAGCGCCATGACCAGCGCGCAGCAGGACATGCTCGACAAGCTGAAGGGCCTTCAAGGCGATGATTTCATGAAGCAATATCATTCCGACCAGGAATCCGCGCACGAGGACGCGGTCGACCTCTTCAAGCGCTACGGCGAAGGCGGCGACAATGCTGAGCTGAAAGCTTGGGCGGCAAGCACGAGGCCTGCGCTTGAACATCATCTGCAGATGGCGGAGGACCTGAACAAATAG
- a CDS encoding hypothetical protein (KEGG: rec:RHECIAT_CH0002822 hypothetical protein), translated as MTQHSGITKPALQPGDIAMLQAVLQGWCQEKSCGMASPAAQHVARELVSWFECGIRDQGKLSGLMRYMQVDFNSLSIPTKPRRPEPLRSAVNIGETSVL; from the coding sequence ATGACCCAGCACTCGGGAATTACGAAGCCGGCTCTGCAGCCTGGTGACATCGCCATGTTGCAGGCTGTGTTGCAGGGTTGGTGCCAAGAAAAATCATGCGGGATGGCCAGCCCCGCGGCGCAGCATGTGGCGAGAGAACTTGTCTCCTGGTTCGAGTGCGGCATTCGAGACCAGGGTAAACTCAGCGGTCTGATGCGCTATATGCAAGTGGATTTCAACAGCTTATCGATCCCGACGAAGCCGCGGCGTCCTGAGCCCCTGCGGTCCGCTGTCAATATTGGCGAAACCAGCGTGCTGTAA
- a CDS encoding conserved hypothetical protein (KEGG: ret:RHE_PF00063 hypothetical protein), which yields MKSLSPVAGKTIVIIGEPGFLSDSVKKAWAARQAVVVTSSVDMFAMHGPKETFACDAAIIDVTIPDEAMLAMNEWLEIRRIPFVFAQGHPAEALSAGFVLSDRAADINAIVEALFGFGAGYYH from the coding sequence ATGAAATCGCTTAGTCCGGTCGCTGGCAAGACGATCGTCATCATTGGTGAACCCGGCTTTCTCTCAGACAGCGTCAAGAAGGCATGGGCCGCGCGTCAAGCCGTGGTCGTCACCAGCAGCGTCGATATGTTCGCGATGCATGGTCCAAAGGAAACCTTTGCATGTGACGCGGCGATCATCGACGTCACGATCCCGGACGAGGCGATGCTCGCAATGAATGAATGGCTGGAGATCCGGCGCATACCCTTCGTCTTCGCTCAAGGGCATCCGGCCGAAGCGCTCTCAGCCGGCTTCGTCCTCAGCGATCGTGCCGCCGACATCAACGCCATCGTAGAGGCATTGTTCGGATTTGGTGCCGGCTATTATCATTAG
- a CDS encoding conserved hypothetical protein (KEGG: ret:RHE_PF00062 hypothetical protein) → MLDSQSAHLKALDSDDLSHLRAILNTICCETGKPLRAPETQEIAALLISLYRHGVADQDKLLSVGRLASARKRRL, encoded by the coding sequence ATGCTCGATTCTCAGTCTGCTCATTTGAAGGCCCTCGATTCAGATGACCTCAGTCATCTGCGGGCCATTTTGAATACCATCTGTTGCGAGACGGGCAAGCCTCTGCGAGCGCCTGAAACGCAGGAGATCGCGGCATTGCTGATCAGCCTCTACCGACATGGAGTGGCAGACCAGGACAAATTGCTTTCGGTGGGTCGCCTGGCATCGGCCCGCAAGCGCCGCCTCTGA
- a CDS encoding putative transcriptional regulator, Crp/Fnr family (SMART: regulatory protein Crp~KEGG: rec:RHECIAT_PC0000048 hypothetical protein), producing the protein MDDEQLNFRNELLRAMGPQERDLIVPHMEPITLDVPLILEMEDTLVGDIYILESGLASIVARFPGGRDIEVGIVGREGMTGAAVMLGGDQSANRTFMQVSGHGFKLPAPILSAAMEESRTLRGLLLAYVQALLAQTTSTVLANGHAKLEERLARWLLMVHDRTDGMMISLTHEFLAVMLGVRRAGVTVALHLLEGKGLIRSTRRQIVILNRRGLIEEAHGCYGAAEEEYRRLIGSPLAR; encoded by the coding sequence ATGGATGACGAGCAATTGAATTTTAGAAATGAGCTGTTGCGGGCCATGGGCCCACAAGAGCGCGATCTGATCGTGCCTCATATGGAGCCAATAACTCTTGATGTCCCCTTAATCCTTGAGATGGAGGATACGCTGGTCGGCGACATCTATATCCTCGAATCTGGACTTGCTTCGATCGTGGCGAGATTTCCGGGTGGGCGCGATATCGAGGTTGGCATCGTCGGCCGGGAGGGAATGACAGGTGCCGCCGTGATGCTCGGCGGAGACCAGTCCGCCAATCGGACGTTCATGCAGGTCTCAGGCCACGGCTTCAAATTACCAGCCCCGATCCTTTCCGCGGCCATGGAAGAAAGCCGGACCTTGCGCGGCCTGCTTCTCGCGTATGTCCAGGCGCTGCTCGCGCAAACGACTTCGACGGTGCTAGCCAATGGTCACGCCAAGCTAGAGGAGCGGCTCGCACGTTGGTTGCTGATGGTCCATGACCGAACGGACGGCATGATGATATCCCTGACCCACGAATTTCTCGCCGTGATGCTGGGGGTCCGCCGCGCCGGAGTGACGGTCGCGTTGCATCTGCTGGAGGGCAAAGGTCTGATCCGGTCCACCCGAAGGCAAATCGTCATTCTCAACAGGCGCGGATTGATCGAAGAGGCGCATGGCTGCTACGGTGCGGCGGAGGAGGAATATCGGCGACTGATCGGCAGCCCTCTCGCGCGTTGA
- a CDS encoding response regulator receiver protein (PFAM: response regulator receiver~SMART: response regulator receiver~KEGG: ret:RHE_PF00120 putative two-component response regulator protein): MSVAGTTSILLMEDEIIIAMDVEDILHGAGFDRIETVSSCRAAEEWLTANDPDLVVMDIELTDGVAGAIARSLRGRHIPFIVYTGAQRKVHPDALSFSEGVWLEKPCEPSILLTEVMRCIGQGPTSIVVDGRGESKKTR, translated from the coding sequence ATGAGCGTTGCAGGAACGACGTCCATCCTTCTGATGGAGGATGAGATTATCATCGCGATGGACGTGGAAGACATCCTTCATGGCGCCGGCTTCGATCGGATAGAGACAGTGTCGTCTTGTCGAGCAGCCGAAGAATGGCTGACAGCGAACGATCCCGATCTCGTGGTGATGGACATCGAATTGACAGATGGCGTCGCTGGAGCGATTGCGAGATCTTTGCGCGGCCGCCATATACCATTCATTGTTTACACCGGTGCTCAGCGGAAGGTGCACCCGGATGCTTTGTCATTTTCCGAGGGCGTGTGGTTGGAAAAACCATGCGAGCCCTCCATATTGCTGACGGAAGTGATGCGCTGCATAGGTCAGGGGCCGACGTCGATCGTGGTCGATGGCCGCGGGGAAAGCAAAAAGACGCGATAA
- a CDS encoding conserved hypothetical protein (KEGG: ret:RHE_PF00054 hypothetical protein) yields MDAPEHDPIQVTRPSTEQQRNSLKGGRIAVTLIATVAVVAFLLYVTILVYGLAHRM; encoded by the coding sequence ATGGACGCGCCCGAGCACGATCCTATCCAGGTGACCCGGCCCAGCACTGAACAGCAGCGAAACAGCCTGAAAGGCGGGCGGATTGCCGTCACCTTGATCGCGACCGTGGCCGTCGTCGCCTTCCTGCTTTATGTCACGATCCTCGTCTATGGCTTGGCGCATAGGATGTGA
- a CDS encoding thiamine pyrophosphate protein domain protein TPP-binding (PFAM: thiamine pyrophosphate protein domain protein TPP-binding; thiamine pyrophosphate protein central region; thiamine pyrophosphate protein TPP binding domain protein~KEGG: smd:Smed_4042 thiamine pyrophosphate protein domain protein TPP-binding) yields the protein MPNAADILIDTLIEWDVKVIFGLPGDGINGVMEALRKRQDQIRFIQVRHEESAAFMASAYAKFTGNLGVCLATSGPGGTNLLTGLYDAKLDQMPVLAITGTQYHDLIETFTQQDVDLTRVFDNVALYNAHVSDASHMENVASLACRSALSRRGVAHLSIANDVQEMDGKSRSKRNRPKHVPNRYFHGRQVPEEIELDRAARILNDARKVAILAGRGVVGAAEELREIADLLAAPVAKALLGKTALADDDPLTTGGIGILGTAPSQEIMEQCDAVLIVGSSFPYIEYYPRPEAARGVQIDSDPQRIGLRFPVDAGLVGDARETLRLLRPRLTRKTDRSFLEKAQTAMSEWRRKMETMETERSAPLKPQAVVRAFGRRIAADGVLVADSGQNTELAARHIDLRTTNQFAVSGALASMASGLPYAIAAGAADPKRPIYAVIGDGGFGMQLGEFSTAVRMALPLKLLVICNGMLNQIAWEQMMFLGNPQFACELAPIDFAKAAEAMGGRGFTIRRFDQIEPTLTEAFSVAGPVVIQAMVDQYEPMMPPKMPKDYAKSFRQALPETPGHRAIEANVSRSPLREMMDAGEQEKELSENTTDLPGIP from the coding sequence ATGCCCAATGCCGCTGACATATTGATAGACACACTGATTGAATGGGACGTGAAGGTCATCTTCGGCCTTCCTGGAGACGGTATTAACGGGGTCATGGAGGCGTTGCGCAAGCGCCAGGACCAGATCCGCTTCATCCAGGTCCGGCATGAGGAATCGGCCGCTTTCATGGCGAGTGCCTACGCTAAATTCACCGGAAATCTCGGCGTTTGCCTTGCAACGTCCGGACCAGGCGGCACGAATCTGCTGACGGGACTTTATGATGCCAAGCTCGATCAGATGCCGGTGCTTGCCATCACCGGGACGCAGTATCATGACCTGATCGAAACCTTTACCCAGCAGGACGTCGACTTGACCCGCGTGTTCGACAATGTCGCGCTCTACAATGCGCATGTCAGTGACGCGTCGCACATGGAGAACGTCGCCAGCCTCGCCTGCCGCTCGGCGCTCTCGCGCCGGGGCGTCGCACATCTCTCCATCGCCAACGACGTCCAGGAGATGGACGGGAAATCGCGATCGAAACGGAACCGCCCGAAACACGTACCGAACCGCTATTTCCACGGCCGCCAAGTGCCAGAGGAGATCGAGCTCGATCGTGCGGCCCGGATACTGAACGATGCCCGCAAGGTCGCCATCCTCGCCGGCCGGGGTGTTGTCGGCGCGGCGGAGGAATTGCGCGAGATCGCCGACCTGCTCGCCGCGCCGGTGGCCAAAGCCCTGCTCGGCAAGACGGCTCTCGCCGACGACGATCCCTTGACGACCGGCGGGATTGGAATTCTCGGCACCGCTCCCTCGCAGGAGATCATGGAACAGTGCGACGCGGTGCTGATTGTCGGTTCCTCCTTTCCCTACATCGAATATTACCCGCGGCCCGAAGCCGCTCGCGGCGTGCAGATCGACAGCGATCCTCAGCGAATTGGCCTACGATTTCCCGTCGATGCCGGTCTGGTGGGGGACGCGCGGGAAACGCTACGGCTCCTTAGGCCTAGGCTGACCAGGAAAACAGATCGGTCGTTCCTGGAAAAGGCGCAAACGGCGATGTCCGAATGGCGCCGAAAGATGGAGACGATGGAGACGGAGCGGAGCGCTCCGTTAAAGCCACAGGCGGTGGTTCGAGCTTTCGGCAGGCGCATCGCGGCCGATGGCGTGCTGGTGGCCGATTCCGGCCAGAACACCGAGCTGGCGGCGCGCCACATCGACCTCCGCACGACAAACCAGTTCGCAGTCTCCGGCGCGCTCGCCTCGATGGCTTCCGGCCTGCCTTATGCGATAGCGGCGGGCGCCGCCGATCCGAAGCGGCCAATCTACGCGGTCATTGGCGATGGCGGATTCGGCATGCAGCTCGGCGAGTTCTCGACCGCCGTTCGCATGGCTCTCCCGCTGAAATTGCTGGTGATCTGCAACGGCATGCTCAACCAGATCGCCTGGGAGCAGATGATGTTCCTTGGCAACCCGCAATTTGCCTGCGAACTGGCGCCCATCGACTTCGCCAAGGCGGCGGAGGCAATGGGAGGCCGCGGCTTCACAATTCGGCGTTTCGATCAGATAGAGCCGACTTTGACGGAGGCTTTCTCCGTCGCCGGTCCGGTGGTCATTCAAGCGATGGTTGACCAATACGAGCCGATGATGCCTCCGAAGATGCCCAAAGACTATGCCAAGAGCTTTCGCCAGGCTCTTCCGGAGACGCCGGGTCATCGGGCGATCGAGGCGAATGTGTCGCGCTCGCCGCTTCGCGAGATGATGGACGCCGGAGAGCAGGAAAAGGAACTGTCCGAAAACACGACCGATTTGCCGGGCATACCTTGA
- a CDS encoding putative diheme cytochrome c-type signal-peptide protein (KEGG: rec:RHECIAT_PC0000288 putative diheme cytochrome c-type signal-peptide protein): MAGVVICILIVVFLFRHVTEADPRLDAENAALTAGDATKGKLVFLAADCASCHAARLSRTD, from the coding sequence ATGGCCGGTGTTGTCATCTGCATCCTGATCGTGGTTTTTCTGTTCCGCCATGTGACCGAGGCTGATCCGCGCCTCGATGCGGAAAATGCTGCATTGACGGCAGGCGACGCGACGAAGGGGAAACTGGTTTTTCTTGCCGCCGACTGCGCCTCCTGTCACGCCGCCCGGCTCAGCCGGACCGATTGA